In Cryptomeria japonica chromosome 10, Sugi_1.0, whole genome shotgun sequence, a genomic segment contains:
- the LOC131036491 gene encoding protein H2A.7-like codes for MAGRGKSVEGKKAVSRSSKAGLQFPVGRIARFLKAGKYAERVGAGAPVYLVAVLEYLVAEVLELAGNAARDNKKIDKKRVKRFKRPQSKRRITDKFFKKNLMSM; via the coding sequence ATGGCAGGCAGAGGGAAATCTGTAGAGGGGAAGAAGGCAGTTTCAAGGAGTTCTAAGGCTGGTCTTCAGTTTCCTGTTGGGCGTATCGCCAGGTTTCTCAAGGCAGGGAAATATGCTGAGCGTGTAGGTGCGGGCGCTCCTGTTTATCTTGTAGCCGTTCTCGAATATCTTGTTGCTGAGGTTCTTGAGCTGGCCGGTAACGCTGCAAGGGACAACAAGAAGATTGATAAGAAGCGTGTGAAGAGGTTCAAGAGGCCACAGAGCAAACGCAGGATTACTgacaagttttttaaaaaaaatttaatgtcaATGTAA